The genomic interval GCGTTTCGTATGAATTTCGAAAAATATATTGATCACACGTTGTTAAAACCAGAATCAACACGTGCACAAATTGATAAAATTATTGAGGAAGCAAAAGAATATCATTTCAAATCTATTTGTATAAATCCAACACACATCGCTTATGCTGCAGAAAAATTAGCAGATTCAGATGTACTTGTATGTACAGTGATCGGTTTCCCATTAGGTGCGAACACTACGGAAACAAAAGTATTTGAAACAGAAGATGCGATCCGTAAAGGTGCAGATGAAATTGACATGGTGATCAACATTGGTGCATTAAAAGACCAACGTTACAATGACGTACAAAAAGATATTGAAGCGGTCGTTAAAGCTGCACAAGGTAAAACAGTTAAAGTGATTATCGAAACAGCACTATTAACTGATGAAGAAAAAATAAAAGCATCTGAATTAACAAAAGCAGCAGGTGCACATTTCGTGAAAACATCGACAGGCTTCTCTACGGGTGGTGCAACACCTGAAGACGTGAAGTTAATGAAAGATACAGTGGGCGAATCAGTAGAAGTTAAAGCGGCTGGTGGCGTACGTAACTTAGAAGACTTTAAAGCAATGATTGATGCAGGTGCAACACGTATCGGTGCAAGTGCCGGCGTACAAATTATGCAAGGTCTAGAAGTAGATTCAGATTATTAATCAAGGAATTCAATAAATGTGGGAGTGATTAAGATGACAGTACCTTTTCAACGCGTTCATTTAATTGTGATGGATTCAGTTGGGATTGGAGAGGGTCCAGACGCTAAAGACTTTAATGATGAAGGCTCACACACTTTAAAACATACGCTTGAAGGATTTGATCAAAAGTTACCGAACCTTGAAAAATTAGGCTTAGGGAACATTGCGCCATTACCAGTGATTGATGCTGTTGATCATCCTTTAGCGTATTATACAAAATTAAGTGAAGCGTCAGTCGGCAAAGACACGATGACAGGCCACTGGGAAATTATGGGCTTGAACATGATGCAACCGTTCAAAGTGTATCCAGAAGGTTTTCCAGAAGAGTTAGTTCAAGAAATCGAACAACTATCAGGCCGTAAAGTTGTCGCAAACCGCCCAGCATCCGGTACACAAATTATTGACGAGTGGGGCGAACATCAAATGAAGACAGGGGACTTAATCGTCTATACTTCTGCTGATCCTGTACTTCAAATTGCCGCACACGAAGACGTCATTCCGTTAGAAGAGTTGTATGACATTTGTGAAAAAGTCCGTGAACTGACAAAAGATCCAAAATATTTAATTGGACGTATTATTGCACGCCCATATGTGGGTGAACCAGGCAACTTCACACGTACAAGTAACCGTCATGACTATGCATTGAAACCATTTGGTAAAACAGTCATGAATACGTTAAAAGAAAATGACTATGATGTCATTGCGATTGGTAAAATTAATGATATTTATGATGGTGAAGGTGTAACAGAAGCGGTACGTACGAAAAGTAATATGGACGGCATGGACCAATTAATGAACATCGTCAACAAAGACTTTAAAGGATTAAGCTTTTTAAACTTAGTTGACTTTGATGCGTTATATGGCCATCGTCGTGATAAGCCAGGATATGCACAAGCGATTAAAGATTTTGATGATCGTTTGCCAGAATTGATGGATGCAATGCGCGAAGACGATTTATTGATCGTTACAGCGGACCATGGGAATGACCCAACGGCACCGGGTACAGATCACACACGTGAGTACATTCCAGTCATCATGTATAGTCCGAAGTTTAAAGGCGGACATGCATTAGCAGGCGATACAACATTTAGTTCAATCGGTGCGACAATTGCTGATAACTTTGGCGTAACATTGCCTGAGTTTGGACGTAGCTATTTAAATGAATTGAAATAATTGAGTGAAGTGGCTGATGCCTGTAATGGGGTGTCAGCTGCTTTTTAATTTTTTGAGCAATTAGCAGGCTTGTCCTCTCTAATGGGGGCAAGTCTTTTTATTCGTACCAGCTGGGATTTCAGTTGTCAATTCATTGGACATTATTAGTGCAAGTCCGATTCTCATTATTGGATTGATTATTATTTCAACAATTCTGTTACTTGTGTTTACAGGCTTTGCGTCACAAATTTTAATGCGTATGACAACGAAAGATAAAGTGGCAACAACGCCTCGTACTAAAGCGAAAGTGAAAGGAGCGCACTCACATGGTTAATCATCTCGCTATCGATACACCTTATTTCGGTATTTTATTATCAGTGATTCCATTTTTAATCGCAACAGTACTTTTTAAGAAAACAAATGGCTTTTTATTATTCGCACCACTCCTTGTTGCGATGGTTTTCGGGGTAGCGTTCTTACACTTTACAAGTATTCCATATGAAAAGTACAAAATTGGTGGGGACATCATTAATTTCTTCCTCGGACCAGCAACGATTTCATTTGCGATTCCTTTATACAAAAAGCGTGATGTCTTGGTGAAACATTGGCATCGTATTATAGGCGGTATTGGGATTGGAACCGTGTTGGCACTTGTCGGTATTTTCTTCGTCGCAAAAGCACTTCAATTCGGTAGTGATATTATCGCATCAATGCTTCCGCAAGCAGCAACAACAGCGATTGCACTACCTGTATCAGAAGGCATTGGCGGTATTAAAGAGTTGACATCATTAGCGATTATTTTAAATGCGGTTATTATTTATTAAATTATTGAAATGGTTCCACATTGATAATCCGATTGCGAGAGGTTTATCTTTAGGAACGAGCGGACATACGTTAGGTGTAGCGGCAGCAAAAGAATTAGGACTAGTAAAGGAGTCAATGGCAAGCATCGCGATTGTATTGGTTGGGGTTGTCGTTGTAGCAGTTGTTCCGATTTTGATACTCATCTTCTTCTAGACACAATTAAATATCATTAAAAAGTGTTGTACAAACGTGTGAGGTGGAATGCGCGTCTGTACAACTTCTTTTTGTATACAGAATTGTCAAATATATCACAATAGTTTTTGCGTGAACGTTTTCATATTAAAACTTATAATAGAAGAAACTAGGATAGAAGGTGAGCAAATGAAAAAGTTAATCCAGGATAAAACGCACTTTTTACAAGACATGCTAGACGGTTTGAAAATTACAAATCCGAACATTGATGTGATTGCAGATACAGTGGTTGTACGTCAGCATAAAAAAACGTCTGGTGTCGCATTAGTTTCTGGTGGTGGAAGTGGTCACGAACCAGCACATGCGGGCTATGTCGGTGAAGGCATGCTGGATGCTGCGGTATGTGGTGAAGTGTTTACCTCACCGACACCAGATAAAGTGTTAGAAGCCATTAAAGCGGTGGACAATGGAGACGGTGTGTTACTCATTGTTAAAAATTACGCGGGTGACGTCATGAACTTTGAAATGGCAAAAGATATGGCAGCGATGGAAGACATTCAAGTAGACATGGTCGTTGTACGTGATGACATTGCGATTGATGATGTCGAAAAACGTCGTGGGGTTGCAGGTACAGTATTTGTTCATAAATATGCCGGTTATTTATCAGAGCGTGGTAAGAAATTAACAGAGCTTAAAACTGAAGTCGAAGCATTGATTGATCAAATTCGCACAATCGGGATGGCACTCACACCTCCTGCTGTACCAACGACTGGCAAGTATGGTTTCGATATTGAAGATCATGACATGGAAATCGGTATTGGTATTCACGGTGAACGTGGATTAGAACGTGTGCCAGTTGAACCTGTAGAACAAATTGTGCAACGTTTAATTGAACAATTGAAGGCTGAAGTGGCAAGTGATGAATTAATTGTGATGGTAAATGGCATGGGCGGCACACCATTATCAGAATTAGATATTGTGACGAAATATGTCGCATTACAGTTAGAAAAAGAAGGGAAAACTGTAAAAGGCTGGTTTGTAGGTGATTATATGACATCACTCGACATGCAAGGATTTTCATTAACCTTTGTTCCTTATGACGAACACGTATTATCAGCGTTTCGCGCACCTACAACAAGTCGATTTTTTTAACATCATTCAGGAGGTTCACAAGATGAACGTAGCAATTTTAAAAGAACGATTACTTGCATTAAAAGAAACATTTGAAACAGAAGAAGAAACTTTGACAGAGTTGGACCGTGCGATTGGTGACGGGGACCACGGTGTGAATATGCGACGTGGTTTTGAAGCACTTCCTGACCAATTAGACGACAGTTCCATGCAAGCTTTATTCAAAACGACAGGTATGACACTCATGTCGAAAGTGGGCGGAGCGTCTGGACCATTATATGGCTATAGTTTCGTCAAAATGGCGCAAGTCGCAAAAGATGAGATTGATTATGACAACTTAGTCGAATTGTTAAAAGCATTTGAAGAAGCTGTAGCACAACGCGGAAAAGTGACTTTAAATGAAAAAACAATGTATGATGTCATTGCACGTGCGAGAGAAGCGGTAGAACAAGGTGAGACTGTAGATTTAGCGACGTTACAATCTTATGCTGATGCGACACGTGATATCGAAGCGACAAAAGGCCGTGCGTCATATTTTAAAAAGGACTCAATCGGGTATATTGATCCTGGTGCACAAAGTAGTGTCTACATTTTAAATGCACTGATAGGAGCTGATGAAGCGTGACACAAATCGTTTTAGTAAGTCATAGTGATAAAATTGCAGAAGGTACGCAAGAACTGCTTGCACAAATGGCACAAGATGTTACTGTCGTCGCTATTGGTGGCATTGAAGGCGAAATCGGCACATCTTTTGATGACATTTCTGCAGTATTAAATGATATAGACGATGATGCGATTTGCTTCTTTGATATCGGTTCATCGGAAATGAATTTGGATATGGCGATTGAAATGTATACGGGGACACATCGTATTGAAAAAGTCGATGCCCCGATTGTAGAAGGCAGTTTCATTGCGGCAGTTGCTTTATCTACAGGTCAAACGATAGATGAAGCCATCGCATCTGTCGACGAAGCATTTTAATAACATCTATAAAAATAGGACAGCATGAACGCGTACAGCACGACAATGTTGTCCTATTTTTTAACGTTATTTAATTTTTTTCACAACTTCAGATTTTAAACCAATTTGTCCAAAGCCAGGGATTTTACAGTCGATATCGTGGCCGTCTTCAGGGTCAACGAGCTTAATATTTTTTACTTTTGTACCTTGTTTAATCATTTGAGAACTGCCTTTGATTTTTAAATCGCGAATGACTGACACCGTGTCACCATCTTGAAGTGGATTACCATTTGCATCACGGATTATGGCTTGTTCAGTAGCTGCCTCGAGTGTATCGTTTGTCCATTCATACGCACACATCGGGCAAATGTAAAGTCCGCCATCTTCGTAAGTATATTCAGAATCACACTGCGGACAGTTTGGGATTGCGGTTGTCATGTTAGAATCAACTACTTTCATTAAATATATAAATCTAATCTAACACATTCTGAGTGAAAAGTATTTAACAAATTTAACGACATGTTACGATAATTGTGTGATGCGCAATGAAGTGTCATACGGTCACTAACTCAAAGAAAGAGGGATGGAAGATGACAAAGTTTGATGTAGAAAACCCTTCAACAGGAGAAGTCATTAAAACCTATGCATTTACAGAAGAAGCTGAAATTCATCATAAAATTGAACGTGCGTATGAAGCGTATTTATCATGGCGTGAAGTCGATGCGCATAAGCGTTCACGTTTATTATGGCAGTGGTCAACTTTAATTAAAGAGAACCGTGAAGCTTTGGCGGAACTGATTACACTTGAAGGGGGCAAGCCTTATCAAGAAGCATTAGGTGAAGTGGATTACGCTGTCGGCTACGTGGATTGGTATGCCGAAGAAGTGAAACGCATTTACGGTAGAACGATTCCGGCTAAC from Staphylococcus sp. MI 10-1553 carries:
- the deoC gene encoding deoxyribose-phosphate aldolase, with the translated sequence MNFEKYIDHTLLKPESTRAQIDKIIEEAKEYHFKSICINPTHIAYAAEKLADSDVLVCTVIGFPLGANTTETKVFETEDAIRKGADEIDMVINIGALKDQRYNDVQKDIEAVVKAAQGKTVKVIIETALLTDEEKIKASELTKAAGAHFVKTSTGFSTGGATPEDVKLMKDTVGESVEVKAAGGVRNLEDFKAMIDAGATRIGASAGVQIMQGLEVDSDY
- the deoB gene encoding phosphopentomutase yields the protein MTVPFQRVHLIVMDSVGIGEGPDAKDFNDEGSHTLKHTLEGFDQKLPNLEKLGLGNIAPLPVIDAVDHPLAYYTKLSEASVGKDTMTGHWEIMGLNMMQPFKVYPEGFPEELVQEIEQLSGRKVVANRPASGTQIIDEWGEHQMKTGDLIVYTSADPVLQIAAHEDVIPLEELYDICEKVRELTKDPKYLIGRIIARPYVGEPGNFTRTSNRHDYALKPFGKTVMNTLKENDYDVIAIGKINDIYDGEGVTEAVRTKSNMDGMDQLMNIVNKDFKGLSFLNLVDFDALYGHRRDKPGYAQAIKDFDDRLPELMDAMREDDLLIVTADHGNDPTAPGTDHTREYIPVIMYSPKFKGGHALAGDTTFSSIGATIADNFGVTLPEFGRSYLNELK
- the dhaK gene encoding dihydroxyacetone kinase subunit DhaK is translated as MKKLIQDKTHFLQDMLDGLKITNPNIDVIADTVVVRQHKKTSGVALVSGGGSGHEPAHAGYVGEGMLDAAVCGEVFTSPTPDKVLEAIKAVDNGDGVLLIVKNYAGDVMNFEMAKDMAAMEDIQVDMVVVRDDIAIDDVEKRRGVAGTVFVHKYAGYLSERGKKLTELKTEVEALIDQIRTIGMALTPPAVPTTGKYGFDIEDHDMEIGIGIHGERGLERVPVEPVEQIVQRLIEQLKAEVASDELIVMVNGMGGTPLSELDIVTKYVALQLEKEGKTVKGWFVGDYMTSLDMQGFSLTFVPYDEHVLSAFRAPTTSRFF
- the dhaL gene encoding dihydroxyacetone kinase subunit DhaL; the encoded protein is MNVAILKERLLALKETFETEEETLTELDRAIGDGDHGVNMRRGFEALPDQLDDSSMQALFKTTGMTLMSKVGGASGPLYGYSFVKMAQVAKDEIDYDNLVELLKAFEEAVAQRGKVTLNEKTMYDVIARAREAVEQGETVDLATLQSYADATRDIEATKGRASYFKKDSIGYIDPGAQSSVYILNALIGADEA
- the dhaM gene encoding dihydroxyacetone kinase phosphoryl donor subunit DhaM encodes the protein MTQIVLVSHSDKIAEGTQELLAQMAQDVTVVAIGGIEGEIGTSFDDISAVLNDIDDDAICFFDIGSSEMNLDMAIEMYTGTHRIEKVDAPIVEGSFIAAVALSTGQTIDEAIASVDEAF
- a CDS encoding zinc ribbon domain-containing protein YjdM translates to MTTAIPNCPQCDSEYTYEDGGLYICPMCAYEWTNDTLEAATEQAIIRDANGNPLQDGDTVSVIRDLKIKGSSQMIKQGTKVKNIKLVDPEDGHDIDCKIPGFGQIGLKSEVVKKIK